From Phaenicophaeus curvirostris isolate KB17595 chromosome 2, BPBGC_Pcur_1.0, whole genome shotgun sequence:
TAAGATACATACATACGTTCTTGCAACACAACTATTCAAAAGTTCATTAAAGTAAAGGTGAATGTCAGTTAAACGAACTTGCATGAGTTACTAATGACACAGTTGATACAGGACATGTATCAGAGATCCTATTCAGTTAGCCGTACAGAACAAAGGGAGTGTTTTAAAAGGAGTAATTCACTCTTTCCTAGGTTAATCAAATCTCTGTATACAAACAGCACTTTTTATAAGCACATTACAAATAATAAGTTTTATCAATTACTGTCCAAGTAATTAAAATGGAATctcaagtcatatctaactgtgaAGATGCTGCATCAGGACTATGAAAAAAGCCTACGGTGTTTCAATACCTGTTATTAGCTAAACAGTAATTTCTGAAACTCGTTTTATAGAGGACAGCCTTGCATAGTAATGTACCTCCAACTGAACAGTAACATACTTACTTCATAGTCATAGCGATCAAGGAGCCAGAATCCTTGAATAAGCTTTACAAGGCCTTGAGGGAGAGCAAAGGTGGTGGCAAAGGACTTGACTACATTTTCGATTTTATTTGGCCAGCAATGAAAGATGTCCAGCAGCAAGTAAATTGTCTGATATCAAATATCCAGTTAAGGCTAATAAATCTGGAAGACCAACAAGTTTTTCCcattatattttgaaaaaaataatgaaataagaatAGAAAAGTGGTAGGAATCAGAAAATACTAATGTCTTAGTCTTGCCGTTTTAAGCTGTTGAAACCTGAAGACAGGCAGGTCCTAACCACAAAACTCTATTCTGAAGAAGAATAGAAATACACTTTGATTTCTCTAAGGCATCCAAAGAGTTTAGCTTCAGATATTTAAATAGATGTTCTAAGGCAGCTCTGGGCTACCACTGGTTTCAAAGCCCTCGCTCTCTAGGCTCCCCTCCTGGGTCAGGTAACAAACCAGAAGAGCAATTCCGAGTATTTCAGCAGCTTAAAAATTAAGTGTCTGCCCAATGacttccctcttctctcttaTTCCCTGTGTCTCCACTACCAACAGAATAAGAGAAAACGCTGTTGGCAGTGCCAGAAAAGAGATGATTTCAGCAAAAATCATCTGCTGCTACGTCACTGTTAGAAATGCCTTTGCTCTTAAGCAGCAGATTTCAGTGTGTCATTCTAGTAAGAAGCCATTTGCTACAGCTACgagtgctttaaaaattacaaactGTGTTTAAATTTTGAGAAAGAAACTAACAGGGCTTTTTACCTATTACGTTTCTTAGTAAAGCCATTCTCTCATAGTAGAAAAGACCTTGcaacagaacacagaaaaaaaaatcataaaaataccacagaacaaaatattaaaacaatgcTTCTCTCTACGACTTAATTCTAAACTACATGTTTTGGCTAGCATTGTGTTTGAAGTTTAAATTAACATATGTCCTTAAGCATGTAGGTGACAAACATTTAAGAACTTTTGTGTGCATATACTGAGGGCGTCATAGAGGTAACGAGGAAGGATACAATCGCATGTTTGTAGGTCTCCTCAATGCTTTCTAGCAGGTAGAGATCCAGCAGTGCCTGaggggaaaatgttttttaaacactCCCATCATTCATAAACCATTGACATTTGGCTGCAgttgggtggggagggggatggtGGTGTTTTCAGTGACCATGGCACTCACATGTAAACTGGGAGGGGGATATTTCCCagtccctccttcctctctctcccacAGCTTTGCAACTTCGTCTCCTAAGTGGGAAACTATGCCATCGATCATCAGGCAGTCAGAGTCCCACTTTCCTCTGGAACAAGAGATAGCGAGGATTTGGACAGGGGAAAACACCaattccagcccctcagtgcAACAGATTTCCTCCAGCCTCTATCTGAGTTACTAGAGAAGCAAGAGAAGTCAATCTCTAATACACTGCGGCTTCCACTGAAACTCATCCGGCTGCAAATACAAATGTCGACATAAAAGCCATTCACTTCCACTTCTGGATCTGCAGTGGAAGTGCCCCAGACCTGTAGACTTACCCTGACAAATTCTCCAGCTTCTGTCGCTGACCATTATAGCAGGTCTGAAGAAGAGGGTAATTGTAggaaggggcagacaaatgcatcGTCCCATCTACAGGCAATAAAgtaaaagcaagttaaagaagTAATATCACATTTGTAAACTAAAAACATTGACTAAGAAAGATAAAAGATCATACAAGCTAAGCACCAAGAAGCACAGACAAGCTTCCAACTCTGAAAAGAAGCCAGTCCTGTTCCTGCCTTTGCTACCAGAGATGTGAGACACAAGACTCAATTCCGTCTTGTCCCAAGTACTGTTTCAAATTTACACCCAGTGTAGCATTCAAAACACGCAGCACAAGGTCAAGTTCACTATCAAAAATCCCAATTCttgaaaagaatgtttttctaaCCGTGTCATGTGAACATTTGTAAGACAATTGAGGCTGACAATAGGATTTATAATCCATCCAAATACACACGTGTTTCCAAGGTGTGCTTTTTCAtcaagcaagaaataaaacGTTCAAAACATGCAGGTCATGCTGTGACTCTAACAAACAATTCTCGAGTCTTTGTGGCTTAGTAGCcatttgtttaaaattcttcaatcactggaacaggctgcccagggaggtggttgagtctccatcactggaggtgtttaaaaggcaggtaggtGAAGTGCTTAGGGTCATGacttagtagtgggcaggtacggtTTGACAAAGAGGGGATCCTTCCTGGAAAAATGATGCACCACCTTCTAGCAAGCAGCTCCACAGACAAGAGGAGAAGAGTTGATCTTGCATTCTGCCTTTCCAGACCTTTCCCCCTTGCcgctttttcccccttttccctttcccacccTTGCCCTTTCCTAACCTTCACCCTTGCCACCTTTCCCAACCTTTCCCCTTGATGCTTTCccaaattttcccttttcccacttTCCACTTTCCTGTCTTTCCCCCTGGCtgcctttcccatctttccccATTGCCATCTTTCCCGCTTTCTCCTTTACCGCCTTTCCCCCTTGCCACCTTTCCTGAATTTCCCCTTGTCATCATGGcccctttcctgctttttccatttccagcttttccacttttccccctttcccactTTTTTGCCTTTCCTGCCTTTCCACCGTGCTACCTTTGCCACCTTTTCCACTTGCCGCCTTGCCCCTGCTGCTCTTCCAGCCTTTCCCCCTTCCTGCCTTTCCTGACATTTCCCAACATTCCCTCGTGACACCtatcccttctttgcccttgccacctttcctgcttttccctgcTTCCCCCTTCCTATCTTTCCCCTGCTTCCCCCTTCCtatctttcccctttctcccctttccctttcctgacTTTCCCCCTTGTTCTTTGACGCCATCCCTGCCTTTTCCGCTgtcccctttccctccattCCCCGTTGCCGCCATTCCCCATTCCCACCTTTCCAGCACTGCCCCTTTCCTGCCTTTGAGTTCTCCACTACTCAAAGGCCTGAGGTCTGAAGTCAAAACAGAAGTGTCTGAATGAACACCTTTCCTGGGTCTAACTCCACTGAACTCATGTGGCTGTAAAAGCATAATCCTGAAATAGTTTCACTGTGCCTTTGCTCTCAAAGCAAAGGTTTTTGCTGGGTAGCCTCCTTGTGACCAATGCATTACAGTTCATGCTTACCTAAGCCCTCAGGAAGGAGACCAGACTGACAGAGCCAGATGACCATTTGTGCATACACAGAAAACTGGTTAGCTAACACCTCCTTATTTCTCAAGTTtgcaaaatctgaagaaaaggcATAAGATTAGTTTTGTATGCgattcctttcatttttacaaAAGTCCCTTCATCATACTAAATCGAGAGTATAAAAATAACATGGTACAATTCtccatctttgcttttttcactCTGTATCACTCTCCGATGGgaagaaaaaccccacaaaaaggATAATTGAGGAAGCTACAGAAACCTAAGTAACTTACTCTACAAGTCACTCATTTACACTGCCTTCTTATTTTTAGTATTGCAAATACACTATTTCAATGCAATTAACAACCAAAGCTCACGTTTGCAAAATTAGAACCCAAGTATCATCCCAAATCTTACTAAAACATACCAAAGATTTAGTAATGCTGTCAGACAAACCTTTCTCATTGAGCTGTTGTGGTTCTCTTTGGAAACACTTTAAGACCCTGGTAAGGTTCCTCAGGACAGACTGGCAGTGCTGAAGGGACTGTAGCACTTCTGGGTCGACGGTGTTGCAAGAGCCATCAAATAGTGGAACACCTTTTTGAGAAGAGATATTGAATCATCAGCCTACAGAGCAATTCCAGCGTTTCAAGGTACACACGAGCCATATCACATACCAGCAGGTAACTGAATAAGCTCAAATATAAAGAATGATTTTACATCTGCAGAATGACTACGCTGGTACTCACATATGCCATCAAATTCATCTTTCGTGTAGATGACTTTTTTCCACGCACAGTCACGAATAAACTCTAAATTTGCTGCAGAACGTGGCTgctctttaaaagaagagaacaaaacagaaatgaatcaACAGgttcaaactgaaaaagagaacCCAGAAAAGCAGCCTTAGAAGTCTTACTTTCAGAGGTCCAATGTTTAATGCATCCAGTCAGGAGTTCTAGAGAACCTGTCTGGACAGCCGCAGACAACATGGCCTCTAACTGCTCCTCCTAAGCAGAACAGACAAAATTAAATGAGAACATTCCATACTTTCAACATCTGAGCCATCAACAGTACAAGTCTCTGAACGAGATCAACACAATTcagcaaaggaacaaaaaaaagtctAGATTAAAGTTACTTCCAAGCTGGAGCTGATACCAGAACATCTGACTGGAATCTGAAGAGTCTGCACCACGCTTGCAAAACAAACAGCGTAGGGGCTAGGCCAACTTGCCAAGAAATTTGGGTTTAGCTACCGCACCGTGCAGAACTGTTACTTGCCCCAACACACTTCCACAAATCGGAAATCCATTTCGTCTCAAACATTTAcatgatttctctttttctccattctACCCCCCTTTTTCAAGTTAGTCAGGGATCTAAACCCTAACTCATGACTATGCAGGTAGTCCAACTGATGGGGAATGAAGATGTAGCAACTTTCCTGGACTTTCCCAAGAGTTCTGCTCTTGCTCCTCCAGCACTGCTCTATTTCTCCCTAGACAGTCAGTCCCTGGCCGGGCTTCAACTGGAGACAATGATAGTATTACAGTCTCAACAATGGACCTAAAACGTTACTATTTGCAGGACACTGGCAGGATAGCATCACAATTATGTGGGGGGATGAGCGTAAAATGAGCATAAAATGGTCTCTGACACCAAAAgcagcacaacagaaaaaacGTAGCCAAGGTTCATCTCCTTAGGCATTCTCAAGAAAGAGAGAGTAAAAGCTCACCTCCTTCTGGAAACCGGTGCAAGTGACATGGACAACTCCAGACCTCAGCAAGCACACTCCATCTGCAGAAGCAATGAACGTTGGACAACAATCCATACTCTCAGAGTTATGTCATGATTAGTTTACATTGTTCCAACAGCAGTAACTGGAAAGACAGAACTGACTACCCATTGTCTTCATCAGATCACTTACAAGTTTGTGCAAAAgcaccaaaccccaaaccccagcgGACAGTCAGATACCTTTCACAATATTAAATACCTCGTTAGTACAACATCATCAAGGCTGGGCTTGTGGGGCTTCGGGgtgttctggtttggtttgcattttgagTGACAAACATTGAATGAGAGAACCAAGAAATGGCATCTGAGCTCAGTTTAAGCTTATCACTattaaaagcagtgaaataCCTACCAAAATTATAGCCGCTTGCATTTAAAATCTGGTCAGGTGGTAGGTAAGAAGGTGGCGCTCCCCACGTTAGACTCGGCTGGTGGACCAGAACATCCAAAATGAGGTCTGGAGAAGCCATGCTGGTTGCATTATCCAGTGTCCACAGGGCAAAATAAGGGCAGTTGAGCGGTAAATTTTCTGGCCTTGAAGAAAACAAGTGCATAAGCTAAAAGCCAACATTTCTATGAATTATTTGTAAGGATAGTGAAAACAGCTTAATAAAATTCTACCTTATGGAATCCGGCATTTCAGCATCATACCAGCAATTTATGTCAAACAACCCCAAATAAGTAGATGGTTTTTCCTGACCGTACGTAGTCACTTGCCAGCAAAAGATCGAGATGCTGGTGTAAGGAGATGGTACTGTAAAAGACAAGACATTGTTCCTTACTAGTAGAAAATACCATACacctgatatttttaaaacatcccTCTCTACTCTCGCTTAATTCTGTTATATAAATTGGAAACACAACGCTCCATTTCTGTCAAGAAGTGGAGTGATCAGCTttctctgtgcctttttttccctgaatgaAGTCCCACATAACTtaatcactctttttttttttttttaaaataaacacaacaaACCAGCCTATACAGATATTTAAGACCTGTAGACTATGGGTACAGAACAGCTTTCGTTGCTTAGATGACACGGATATCAGAACAAACCTTCATTAGTATTACCCTCTTTGTCAACACAGTCATAAAAGTCTTCCATGGTCTGACAGCTCAGTAATTTAATGTTGCTGGTTTGCCTTCTCCTGGGACAAATTTGACTTGCGAGATCTAAACTGAACCTTTCTTTACAGCCTTCCAAACCCTGGAGAAAAGACGAGAGAAAAGGTCATTTTGAGATACAAACGTAGGTTTGACCTCAATAGGAAAGAACGTATCTATCTAATATAAGATGGATATTGTATTGTATACACTGCCCATGAGCTTATTTCTGATGGCAAATAGACAGAGCTCAAGAGAAAACCAAGAAGATGAACCCAAAGatcagaaaagaataaagagatACCTTTATCTGACCCCATtttaagaagaggaaagagacagAAGCACATTCAAGTCTGCAGTTTGGTGAAACAAAGCCCTTCAAAGCCCTGTCTTCTTTTCCTACATGCCATTAATTCAATGTTCACATCCAGAATCATTGTATTCATAAAAGCTGCTTCCTGTTCAGGAATTTAATGTTCACAGGCTCTTTGCAGATGCATCCAGTTGGAACACACAGTGCTGCAGTCCAaaacttgttttgaaaaagTATGCACAAAGACCATGCCCAGGAAGGCTCAGCAAAGGATTTCTGGTTTTTCAGGTCTGCTCTGACTTTTGACAGTAAATACTATCCCTGCCAACTTCACTGAGAGTCGCTTAGCTTTTCCCACACACACTCCTCTTACCTCATACATGACTTGTCCGCATGCCAAACGTTTTCGATCCCCGAATGTTAACCGCATCAGGTGTAAACTCAAAGCATCGCCTTTGCTGAAAGAGGTAGAAATGATGAAATGTGATTACAAAGCTGCTTTACAGTCCTAATCATAATTGTATTAGGTCAAGACTGAAGTGTTCGTAAAAGCATGCTCTtcctgaacagaaaaacaccacTTCCCAAAAGAGGATAACTGGTCACCTCTAGACACTAAACCGTAGAGGAGGAAACTCTGACCCTAGCAGCTGCAGGGGCAAATGCCAACCACACCATTAGAAAGTTTTCACATGTTGGATGGGCTAAAAATTGTTAGGAATAGTTCTTCACAGTGAAGAGTTCTCAATCAGAACTGCTTTAAAGTCATACTTCAAAAGATTCCACTCCAGGGGTAGCTGAGCTGGTTAAATAGCTTGCTGACACTGAGAGAGAGAAGTCTTTCTCCCTTGCCCTTGTACCAAAGTTCCAGGCCCTTTTGCTTACTCTGGATCCTGCCACACACTGATTTGATTCATCAGCCCAGCAGAAAACGTTGACTTTTCTAGTGAACAGTGATGGCTCTCGGCCAGGCGAGCTGAAAAGGCTCATCAAGGCTCCAAAGACGGCTGAAGCTTGCACAGGGGAATCAGCAATACCATCCCCTCTTTCCTTTCGGGGCAGCTGCTCTATTGACACCTTTAGTGTCCTAGATCGGCAGCCTCAACTACTAGTGAGgctattttaaaactgtaaatcATGAAGCACTCatcaagaaacaaaggaaatcttTTCCAAATGCAAGCACAAAAATGTAGCCAGTGTTGTTTTGCCTTCTTTCACAAGGTAGGAACTAGTAGGCCCCTCCTCACTTCTGTAAAATCCTGTAAAAATCCCATTATAAGCTTAACACCTTGTGCAGCTGAGAGAATCTCCTGCCGagctaaataaacaaaacaaagatacATCTATCAACTGAATGTGAacaaatatattgaaaaaaatgtcagtgtcttATGGCACATTTTAAGTCACCTTTCTTGTGTAGACTGAACAGCCCACAAGTAGCAACAATTGTGAGGATCATTCTCTGGCTCTTGTAAAGTAACCACATAGACGGGAATCCTTCTTCCTCCAAGCCGACAGTGGTGCCTACAGGTTTAAGAAAAAGGGGTGGTgggaataaaagaagaaaaaaggtgagTGATTTGTCCCTAACTGTTTGTAGAAGGGTAGAAGCATCCTCTGAGAAAGAGCACCTGACGCGCTTATCCTCCAAGTGAAGAAGGTCGTTCTTCCATCTCAAAGAACTGAGTCAGGGGAGACACTATGCTTTATGCAGCAGTCAAGGAGCAACAAAATTACTGCCCATCAAATGATATAACCTGGATTTatgccctcctctgccctcagCTGCCAGGCAAAAGAATGTTCCTACTGTTGTAGCCTACCCCCACACTGACCTGAGGAAGGCAGCATACCTCCTGAACACACTTAAACCAGCGCCAACGAGAAGTAGgctcttctttctttacttGAACTATGTATATTTCTTCCAGACTTCTGAACCTTACTGCTACATTCACAATCTATTCTTGCCACCTAATTATTCCTTCACTCTCTATTTAGCCATCCAATAGCTTCCGAGGAGTCGCTGCAGATTTGCGGGAGTGAACCCCTATCTGAATCCGGTCAAATATTTCAAGTGAGGTTGCTCTTCGGTAGATTTAAAATCACTTCTTAATTTTCCTACTGCTTAGAGCTCTACGTATCCCTTATTCTCATCTCCAAGTGTTCCAGGCAAATTTCATTCACGTGTATCTTTGCCTTAGAGTGGGTCAATCCCCTATTTTAGTCAAGGCTGAAATGTAGGAAACAAGTTATTTCCAGGCACAGATCAGCTATTGACTTTCCCCGTCTCCTTAGTTTCACCCCAGACACTTTTAagaatattattaataaaatcacATCATTAACACATTTCAGCCTTTCGGTGTACGGCCAAATTGCACTGACTGGTTCTGAAAGCTAATTTCTGAACTCTATTGCATCAAGATACACACAGTTCCTGGTTCCACTGAATGCTACCGATACAACAAGCTGTCCTAGAAAGAACAGCTCTGCCATATCCCaatcacttgaaaaaaaaccaagaagcaTGTTTCCTTCATTTGCTTAATCCACAGGCACAATAAGGAAAGCAATCTTAGTCCAGTGGGGAGAAGGTGACCCACTCATCCACCTCTGAGTTGACAGTTATTTCAGAAGAGGATTTCTAAACATTCCAAGGTTATACTCAACATTTCAGTCCCTCCAATAGTTCTCTTTCCATTAACATGCTTCCTTCAGCAAAAAATTGAGAGCCCTGCCCCTCCAGGCATGGCCAAGCCTAAAGCTCTACTTACTCCCTCTCCAAAGTTTTCATATTCCAGAGTGACAGGCATCCATCCGAAAAACCCACAACGAGCTGATTGATTCTGCTTATGTAGCAGAGTGTTGATATCGGTGTTCCTGACGGGTTTTGTAGTCGATAGCAAAGATGTCTCCCTCCCATGGTGGCAATTCGTCTTCTTGACGGAATGTCCTCAGGAAATGTAGGGAAAATGTGGAAAtctacacacacaaaaccagacaTGAACATGTTGTGCTATTTAGGTTGCATTTCAAACACTGATGTGACAACACCTATAATCACATTCCACCGTCCCAGGCAAAATATCATTTAAGCAACCCTTTGGTTTTTGCTATTTCCATTTTGTAGGCattcaaagaacaaaagaacTCCCTGGTCGGGCAGGTATTCTCACTTATGTTTTAACATCAGGTAAAAGTGTAACcttcctagaatggtttgggttggatgagACCTTAAAGACAGACAACTTCTCCTTGGACTCTGTAAATCAGCAGTTTGGGCCTCATGACGGAGCTGTTTCAAGTAACCTCAACTCCTGAAGGCAATTCTCTCACAGTCAGGAGCATTTGCAATCTGAATAGACAAATCAGAGATGTCATGCGTCTAAACGCATGATTTTGGATAAGTccgatttattttaaaaatcaagcctAAACTTCGCCCCAAGTCAAttaacagaagcagaagaacaTCCCTGAGGAACAGGGCACCTGTGACACAACTTCCCACCAGGCAGCTGCACTGGCTCAGATGGTAAAATTCCTGCACCTCGACAGTAAGAATCATAGTGACGCTGGAATCTTGGAGGGAGGGGGACAATTATACCCTTGGGATTAAGCCATTCCTATTTTACATCAGCGCAGAACTGTAGGATGTCAAACTGCCCTCTGTAATCAGCAGTCACAAATACCTGCACACTGCTGCCttcaaagaggaaggaaaatattgttTATCAAAAAGACACACATTTTCCTGCTGTCAAAGTCAAGTTTAAAAACTGCAAGCTTACCCAATGCTTGTATTTCATTCAGACTGCAAGATATACAATCCAAACAAAGGTCAACCAGAAAGAGATGACCAACATCTGTAGCAACCGCTGTGATGCCAAAGAGCCACTGCAGGCTCTGGTGTAGGTGTTGAGCAGTCACATGGGGTCCCCCATGGTTACTTATGGGCTCCACAGCAATCACCTACAGGAAAACCACAAGTTAATATTTAAGATGTTTGACTGgctaaacagaaataattcagaagTGAAGTCAGAATTAGCACATCAGAAACATGCAAGTCAATACAGGATCATGAGACTTAAAACCAAAGCATTATTTCCcataagatgaagaaaaaattctctacaaaaaaatctgtcattgCTTTCATTTACTGGACTTCCTATAGTTTTTAACTGAGTTAACATCAGCTTAGATCATGCATTCTGTTACCACAGCTCACCAGCTTCCCCTTCCTACTTAGGTAATGAAATCtaagaaaactaagaaaatcagtttttaaatgCCCAACAGCACTTTTAGGAGAgttaaaaaaacttttaaaagccaGGCTACAACAACGGCAACAAGAGTAGCAGCTCTTTAGGTAAAAAGCTAACTCCAGCTAAGGAAGAAGGGCACACTGCTCTTTAACATGCCAAGCACCCTGCCTGCAACTTTACGACAAGGTGAAGACAAACCCCTTGGCCCATCTTGCAGTGCATCCAGGACAAGACTGACTGCTCTAGCAGCGATACAAGCACACGCAGACTCCAGCATTAAAGCTCTACAATGGAAGAACACGGGCTGTCCTCAGCCTTCGTACAAAATGCACATCGTACTTGTTCCCAGAGGCTATACACACACGGGATAAGGGGCTCATTAAAGCCTTGAGACAGCAATGATAAAATCAATATTAACAATGTTATGGCATTTTTCAATCAAACAGAATTTACTTCTCGATTACACACTTCTGTCAGCAGGCAGCTTGCCTTTCCAAAACCCAAAGAACCACCAAGGTGATAGGGAAACTAGCACAGGGGAGCACCAACTCAACTCCTGTCTTTAGAACTTACCACGGTACGAACCCTTACTACTCGTCATCACACTGCAGCATTACAAACCAACAAAACTCCACCTGTGTTCTAGCAAGTCCAACCCTATCACCTTATGGAAAACTGAGGGATAAATAAGCATTTCTCGCTTGCAGGttccaagatgataaaaatCGGGTGAATCTTGATGTTCTATCCACTTACGCTGATTCCTGTTTACACTGAGATAAAGGGACATCACATCCTCTGAGGTTATGGgttagagaagacagaaaaaaataggaacatTACACCAATGGACGCCATCTACACAAGCACAAGGCACACCAAGCAGATATTCAAGAGCTGCAGCCTGACAGGCAATCGGACAACAGTCTCTCAGATAACTCACTAAAGGCTCTTTCTTCCTATCCAGAGTCAACATCAAAATGTCTTCTGCTCTCAAGTCACCTGCTTGCTAGCCTGAGATCAATGTGAATGTGTCTAAGCCATTTTCTGCAGAACTAGGGGACTTTAAGATCTTTTAAAGACCGCGTTTCTGACAGAAATTAAGCATGTAGGAAATGTATCCTACAGACACTTCAAAGAGTAGGCTTTCTTACTTTTTCACTCTGGccaaaagaaagttatttttcaatGCCTTTTTGTGTAAGTGGAGCAGTAGGTAACTATGTCCTCTATAAAAATCCAAGAAAACTCATTTTACTCCCAGAAAACTCCAAAGATAATGGTATCATTAAGCCCATGATTTTACACGGAGGCTCACTCAGCTGGAAACTCTGAAGTGATAATATGTGAAtgcaatacagaaaaaacacGCCTGCAAAATGATGCTCCTAAGCTTTTCCTGAAACTTGGTTATGCAGCACATAACAAATAAAAGCCTTGTTCCTCTCATTAAAATGTACCTACCTTTCCGGGAAGAACAACTGCTTTAACCACTCCTGATGTTTCAAGGTCGTACAGGCACAGAATGCTTCTCTTGGCTTCTTCCAATGCAATCAGCAGTCCAGTTCTATTCCCCCACAAAAACTCCTTCACCACTCGAATAGTCAGAGGCTGTTCGTGCACTCCTCCAAAACGGTACGCAGAGAACCGCTGTCCTGTCACCACGTTCACTATCTCCAGGTGAGGGCCACATGCCAGCCACGCTAGATCATTTCTccctggaagagaaaagaaagctgcctgaagcaAGTTTCCAAGTAAAGACTGAAAACACAGtccctgctcctttccttcAATTAAAGGTCCTAAGAGAGGAAGACAGACTAACCTAATTCTGGTCCGCTATTTCACATCACCCACCAAAATGCTCCAGTAATACCTCTTCAAATGGGCAGCCTTAGTGTTTTGCATTTGTACTTATCGT
This genomic window contains:
- the LOC138718242 gene encoding protein ELYS-like isoform X1, with protein sequence MVIWLCQSGLLPEGLDGTMHLSAPSYNYPLLQTCYNGQRQKLENLSGGKWDSDCLMIDGIVSHLGDEVAKLWEREEGGTGKYPPPSLHALLDLYLLESIEETYKHAITIYLLLDIFHCWPNKIENVVKSFATTFALPQGLVKLIQGFWLLDRYDYEVSMLLFSWRYITMQGCPL
- the LOC138718242 gene encoding protein ELYS-like isoform X2, coding for MVIWLCQSGLLPEGLDGTMHLSAPSYNYPLLQTCYNGQRQKLENLSGGKWDSDCLMIDGIVSHLGDEVAKLWEREEGGTGKYPPPSLHALLDLYLLESIEETYKHAIVSFLVTSMTPSVYAHKSS
- the LOC138718238 gene encoding protein ELYS-like — translated: MKTLEREHHCRLGGRRIPVYVVTLQEPENDPHNCCYLWAVQSTQESKGDALSLHLMRLTFGDRKRLACGQVMYEGLEGCKERFSLDLASQICPRRRQTSNIKLLSCQTMEDFYDCVDKEGNTNEDGVCLLRSGVVHVTCTGFQKEEEQLEAMLSAAVQTGSLELLTGCIKHWTSESKTSKAAFLGSLFQFEPVDSFLFCSLLLKSSHVLQQI